The following are encoded in a window of Hyalangium minutum genomic DNA:
- a CDS encoding sulfurtransferase TusA family protein, whose protein sequence is MEAAVRVDTSGAACPVPILEIAKAIRRVPVGTVVELISTDRGLEADLPAWCEATGHTLLRLERRGASYVGWVRKAGEGPGHGP, encoded by the coding sequence ATGGAAGCGGCCGTTCGAGTGGATACCTCTGGGGCCGCCTGTCCGGTGCCCATCCTGGAGATCGCCAAGGCGATTCGGAGGGTGCCGGTGGGCACGGTGGTGGAGTTGATCTCCACGGACCGGGGGCTGGAGGCCGATCTGCCTGCCTGGTGCGAGGCCACCGGACACACGCTCCTGCGCCTGGAGCGGCGCGGGGCGAGCTACGTGGGGTGGGTGCGAAAGGCGGGTGAGGGTCCAGGACACGGCCCGTAG
- a CDS encoding ABC transporter permease, with product MDGLKEIAVIWSAETLRAIRSARTLVLLGLYAMACLAVLLFVTLLSGGSRVQPGATPDLEQLPGVIENVFKVNLFFLPIYVTLMGFDQISGEVGTRSIRYVTLRARLSSLLLGKFLVQTTLLVGLVLIIDVGIILYARYAFPNLTLMAMALNLVKVWLATLVFSLSYVALTTLCSSLFRASGLSLVFNFCLVFAFLLMELAGRYYEGRSILGYLRFLTPSYYSTGLFSQDLADMGRSGLIYLSFTLLFLGGAYGVLRSRDL from the coding sequence TTGGACGGACTCAAAGAAATCGCGGTGATCTGGAGCGCGGAGACCCTCCGGGCCATCCGCAGCGCTCGCACACTGGTGCTTCTCGGGCTCTACGCCATGGCCTGTCTGGCCGTGCTGCTGTTCGTCACCCTCCTGAGTGGCGGCAGCCGCGTGCAACCCGGCGCCACGCCTGACCTCGAACAGCTCCCGGGAGTCATCGAGAACGTCTTCAAGGTCAACCTCTTCTTCCTGCCCATCTACGTCACGCTCATGGGCTTCGATCAGATCAGCGGAGAGGTGGGCACGCGCTCCATCCGCTACGTCACCCTGCGCGCACGCCTGTCCTCGCTGCTGCTCGGCAAATTCCTGGTGCAGACCACCCTGCTGGTCGGGCTGGTGCTCATCATCGACGTGGGCATCATCCTCTACGCCCGCTACGCCTTCCCGAACCTCACCCTCATGGCCATGGCGCTGAACCTCGTGAAGGTGTGGCTGGCCACCCTCGTGTTCTCGCTGTCCTACGTGGCCCTCACCACGCTCTGCTCGAGCCTGTTCCGCGCCTCGGGACTGAGCCTCGTCTTCAACTTCTGCCTCGTCTTCGCCTTCCTGCTGATGGAGCTCGCGGGCCGCTACTACGAGGGCAGATCCATCCTCGGCTACCTCCGCTTCCTGACGCCGTCGTACTACTCCACGGGCCTGTTCAGTCAGGACCTGGCGGACATGGGCCGCAGCGGCCTCATCTATCTCTCCTTCACCCTGCTCTTCCTGGGCGGCGCCTATGGCGTCCTGCGTTCGAGGGATCTGTGA
- a CDS encoding glutaredoxin family protein produces the protein MKVDIYSKPSCSLCDEAIDVVERVRARIPFELRIISILEDPAAMMAWRYDIPVVVMDGEPAFKHRVDEAAFEARLRRG, from the coding sequence ATGAAGGTGGATATCTACTCGAAACCCTCTTGCTCCCTCTGCGACGAGGCGATTGACGTCGTAGAGCGTGTGCGTGCCCGTATCCCCTTCGAGCTACGGATCATCAGCATCCTGGAGGATCCAGCGGCGATGATGGCGTGGCGCTACGACATCCCGGTGGTCGTCATGGATGGCGAGCCAGCCTTCAAGCACCGGGTGGACGAGGCTGCCTTCGAGGCCCGGCTCCGGCGTGGGTAG
- a CDS encoding penicillin-binding transpeptidase domain-containing protein: MPHSRHLLSAMILPLALLLGAMGYAMGDAESSATTASATPEVGTPDAGTPDAGTEAPDAGPVELGLAPPMPVPARKDSPPFSRLHTLSRKEDLLGRAKLRRDGRLVVSGPQGEVPLTIDSTLQDQLTRIMKDYQVPYGAAVVLEPSTGRVLALAEHSQAQPDMRGLTTRAVFPAASIFKIVTGSALLEAGVSPFEEACFHGGKRRISERLLEDSERDGACYSLADAMGKSANVIFAKMTKKYLAADALRRMAARLRFNRPISFPIPTDISLASIPDEEFGLAEAGAGFGDVYLSPLHGAALAAASATGVWRDPVIFEPPSDAPPPPAEQVLSPEVQRNLAGMLEQTVTNGTARRIFRERAFRVEGAVGKTGTLADKNPFRDYSWFVGFAPKDHPRVAVAAVIVNDPLWRIRATWLGREAMRLALDRLPKPPKTAPEKEDSSAPAPAVAGNTVSSPDSASVTTPDAAAEAKPGEPMEDAEGEEGTVEELKASEGFATPPPP, encoded by the coding sequence ATGCCGCACTCCCGCCACCTCCTCTCAGCAATGATCCTGCCCCTCGCCCTGCTGCTCGGGGCCATGGGGTATGCCATGGGTGATGCCGAGTCTTCGGCAACCACTGCCTCCGCCACTCCAGAGGTGGGAACCCCAGATGCAGGGACTCCGGACGCAGGGACCGAAGCTCCCGACGCGGGTCCTGTGGAACTCGGCTTGGCGCCGCCGATGCCGGTGCCGGCTCGAAAGGATTCGCCGCCGTTCTCCCGGCTGCACACGCTGTCCCGTAAAGAGGACCTGTTGGGGCGTGCCAAGCTCCGGCGTGATGGGCGGCTCGTGGTGTCAGGCCCTCAGGGAGAGGTGCCCCTCACGATCGATTCGACGCTCCAGGACCAGCTCACCCGCATCATGAAGGACTACCAGGTCCCTTATGGCGCGGCCGTGGTGCTCGAGCCTTCCACCGGCCGCGTGCTGGCGCTCGCGGAGCACTCGCAGGCCCAGCCGGACATGCGCGGACTCACCACGCGCGCGGTGTTCCCTGCCGCCAGCATCTTCAAGATCGTCACTGGCAGCGCGTTGCTCGAGGCGGGCGTGTCTCCCTTCGAGGAGGCGTGCTTCCACGGGGGCAAGCGGCGGATCTCCGAGCGGCTCCTGGAAGACAGTGAGCGCGATGGCGCCTGCTACTCGCTGGCTGATGCCATGGGCAAGAGCGCCAACGTCATCTTCGCCAAGATGACCAAGAAGTACCTGGCCGCCGATGCCCTGCGGCGCATGGCCGCGCGCCTGCGCTTCAACCGCCCCATTTCGTTCCCCATCCCCACGGATATCTCGCTCGCCTCGATCCCCGATGAGGAGTTCGGCCTGGCCGAGGCTGGAGCAGGCTTCGGGGATGTGTACCTGTCCCCCCTGCATGGTGCAGCGCTCGCAGCCGCCTCGGCCACCGGGGTCTGGCGCGATCCCGTGATCTTCGAGCCACCCTCCGATGCGCCTCCGCCTCCCGCCGAGCAGGTGTTGTCTCCCGAGGTGCAGCGCAATCTGGCCGGCATGCTCGAGCAGACCGTGACGAACGGCACTGCCCGGCGCATCTTCCGGGAGCGGGCGTTCCGCGTCGAGGGTGCCGTGGGCAAGACGGGCACGCTCGCGGACAAGAATCCCTTCCGGGACTACTCGTGGTTCGTCGGCTTCGCCCCCAAGGACCATCCGCGCGTGGCCGTGGCCGCCGTCATCGTCAATGATCCGCTCTGGCGCATCCGCGCCACGTGGCTCGGGCGCGAGGCCATGCGTCTGGCGCTGGACCGCCTCCCCAAGCCGCCCAAGACGGCGCCAGAGAAGGAAGACTCGAGTGCTCCAGCGCCTGCCGTAGCAGGCAATACCGTCTCGTCGCCCGACTCCGCTTCTGTCACCACCCCGGATGCCGCGGCGGAGGCCAAGCCCGGAGAGCCTATGGAGGATGCTGAAGGGGAGGAGGGCACGGTCGAAGAGCTGAAGGCCTCCGAAGGCTTCGCGACGCCGCCTCCTCCTTGA
- a CDS encoding ABC transporter ATP-binding protein yields the protein MSELAIELSQVTKRFGPKVAVNAISLSIPLGQVYGLIGPNGAGKTTTFSMMCGFLHPTSGSLRVLGVPPTPPGNLKGKLGALPQDALLPPGWEIGELLTYWARLSHLPQPEREAREALEKVGLSENWYTPTEALSHGMAKRTAMAQALMGKPPLVLLDEPTAGLDPRIAAQVRQLIRDMKGQQTVVVSSHNLQELEELCDAAAIIDKGSIVKAGTMSELTGLGAEFRVQIARGDIIPPELTQLPGVTSAKMESPGVLLVRFDSQAHKPEEVISRTVAHLLQTGVLILGVTRGQRLEDRVLQIL from the coding sequence GTGAGCGAGCTGGCCATCGAACTGTCCCAGGTCACCAAGCGCTTCGGCCCCAAGGTGGCCGTCAACGCCATCTCCCTCTCCATCCCGCTGGGGCAGGTGTATGGCCTCATCGGTCCCAACGGCGCCGGCAAGACGACCACCTTCTCGATGATGTGCGGGTTCCTCCACCCGACCTCGGGCAGCCTCAGGGTGCTGGGAGTCCCGCCCACGCCCCCTGGAAACCTCAAGGGCAAGCTCGGCGCGCTCCCTCAGGACGCCCTCCTCCCGCCGGGCTGGGAGATCGGCGAGCTGCTCACCTACTGGGCCCGGCTCTCCCACTTGCCCCAGCCCGAGCGCGAGGCCCGTGAGGCCCTCGAGAAAGTCGGCCTCTCCGAGAACTGGTACACGCCCACCGAGGCCCTCTCCCACGGCATGGCCAAGCGCACCGCCATGGCGCAGGCGCTCATGGGCAAGCCGCCCCTGGTCCTCCTCGATGAGCCCACCGCAGGCCTCGATCCGCGCATCGCCGCTCAGGTGCGCCAGCTCATCCGCGACATGAAGGGCCAGCAAACGGTGGTGGTCTCCAGCCACAACCTCCAAGAGCTGGAGGAGCTGTGCGACGCAGCCGCCATCATCGACAAGGGCTCCATCGTCAAGGCCGGGACCATGTCCGAGCTCACCGGCCTGGGCGCGGAGTTCCGCGTCCAGATCGCCCGCGGCGACATCATCCCCCCCGAGCTCACCCAGCTCCCCGGCGTCACCAGCGCCAAAATGGAGTCCCCCGGCGTGCTGCTCGTGCGGTTCGACAGCCAGGCCCACAAGCCCGAGGAAGTCATCAGCCGCACCGTCGCTCACCTGCTCCAAACCGGCGTCCTGATCCTCGGCGTTACCCGGGGCCAGCGGCTCGAAGACCGCGTCCTGCAAATTCTTTGA
- a CDS encoding Rpn family recombination-promoting nuclease/putative transposase, giving the protein MAGPHDRFFRYLFNPPVRAEALLRHNLPEPFTAQVDWASLRRESGTLVEGNRETRQDLLFSARLLHAGEHEPPHFFLIEHQSSVERWMAVRLHDYGWRLITHWREVHPHSRWIPGVSALVVYPRWGRKWSAPLRLEDHYNVRVWAAGPVQSRGWNFLRSEYRVDDLSTQSEQAVRARPGPPLVALGLLVLSYAGTEQLAQRLPHWTDLFAQVHASAHGPQEVYRVVRYLHHLGDVRVLDVLERVLQSIMESERAEAIMKTAAEVLREQGHQKGLIEGEARGLAKGRASGMAGAVLRLLAAKGVLVDDRSRQRIEACMDVATLEHWLDRALNATRVSEVLDDPAQ; this is encoded by the coding sequence ATGGCGGGTCCCCACGATCGATTCTTTCGCTACCTCTTCAACCCTCCGGTCCGGGCCGAGGCTTTGCTGCGCCATAACCTGCCCGAGCCCTTCACGGCTCAGGTGGACTGGGCGTCGCTGAGGCGGGAGTCCGGCACGCTGGTGGAGGGAAATCGGGAGACGCGCCAAGATCTGCTCTTCTCTGCCCGCCTGCTTCATGCGGGCGAACACGAGCCGCCTCACTTCTTCCTCATCGAGCACCAGTCCTCGGTGGAGCGGTGGATGGCGGTGCGGCTGCATGACTATGGCTGGCGTCTCATCACGCATTGGCGCGAGGTACACCCTCACAGCCGCTGGATTCCGGGAGTCTCCGCTTTGGTGGTGTATCCCCGGTGGGGTCGCAAGTGGTCGGCTCCTCTGAGGTTGGAGGACCATTACAACGTGCGGGTCTGGGCCGCCGGTCCGGTGCAAAGCCGTGGGTGGAACTTCTTGCGGTCCGAGTACCGGGTGGACGACCTGTCCACGCAGAGCGAGCAGGCGGTGCGAGCACGTCCGGGGCCACCTCTGGTGGCACTGGGATTGTTGGTGCTCAGCTATGCGGGCACCGAGCAGCTCGCGCAGAGGCTGCCGCACTGGACCGATTTATTCGCCCAAGTGCATGCCTCCGCCCATGGCCCACAGGAGGTGTACCGGGTTGTCCGGTATCTGCACCATCTGGGGGACGTGCGGGTGCTGGACGTCCTGGAGCGCGTGTTACAATCCATCATGGAGTCGGAGAGGGCAGAGGCCATCATGAAGACTGCGGCAGAGGTGCTCAGAGAGCAGGGGCACCAGAAGGGGCTCATAGAAGGAGAGGCCCGGGGGCTCGCGAAGGGGCGGGCCAGTGGGATGGCAGGGGCCGTCCTGAGGTTGCTCGCAGCCAAGGGAGTGCTTGTGGATGATCGTTCCCGCCAGCGCATCGAAGCTTGTATGGATGTCGCAACCTTGGAGCACTGGCTGGACCGAGCCTTGAACGCCACTCGCGTTTCCGAGGTGCTGGACGACCCCGCGCAGTAG
- a CDS encoding sigma-54-dependent transcriptional regulator — MDRIAVLVVDDEESVRTFLAELLGNAGYQVRCASSGAQALEMLQGGSFDAVLLDVVMPEMSGLEVLRHYRGSGGAAPVIVLSALAGADDAVRAMKMGASDYLSKPFGNDELEDVLARALGTRAPARQAAAPAPVRPAVAEAVENPNEARVLISTSPAMRRARALVERIADTDVPVLLLGESGTGKEVIAREIHARSQRRNKPFIKVNCAALPGELLESELFGHERGAFTGATAEKPGKFELADQGTIFLDEIGEMAIRLQAKLLQVLQDEEFFRVGGKKSVRVDSRVVVATNRDLEKEIALGNFREDLYYRLNVVAIRLPALRERMEDVVPLTDHFLKKYGKHYIHGVSELPGEVLRAFTEYDWPGNVRELENMVRRLCVLKDPTLVLDELRAGRAPASAPSLPTSYAGGDDGAPPPPTRTPEPEPVRPPPTASVQVLEMPARGGAPVPPTVTEVPANHMAPRYSNPFDIPQPPPPPPSMPVAEMSLKDIGKRAAMLAEREAILAMLQRTAWNKRKAAGKLRISYKALLYKIKECGIIDPRASAEF, encoded by the coding sequence ATGGATCGGATCGCGGTGCTGGTGGTGGACGACGAGGAGTCGGTGCGCACGTTCCTGGCCGAGTTGCTGGGGAACGCGGGGTACCAGGTGCGCTGTGCCTCGAGCGGGGCGCAGGCGCTGGAGATGCTTCAGGGAGGCTCATTCGACGCAGTGCTGCTGGACGTGGTGATGCCGGAGATGAGCGGTCTGGAGGTGCTGCGGCACTACCGGGGCTCGGGAGGCGCGGCGCCCGTCATCGTCCTGTCGGCCCTGGCGGGCGCGGATGATGCGGTGCGGGCCATGAAGATGGGCGCCAGTGACTATCTCTCGAAGCCGTTCGGCAATGACGAGCTCGAGGATGTGCTGGCCCGTGCGCTGGGGACACGGGCTCCGGCCCGTCAGGCCGCGGCGCCCGCTCCGGTCCGGCCGGCCGTGGCCGAAGCGGTGGAGAACCCGAACGAGGCGCGGGTGCTGATCTCCACCTCGCCGGCGATGCGGCGGGCCCGCGCGCTGGTGGAGCGGATCGCCGATACGGACGTGCCGGTGTTGCTGCTCGGCGAGTCCGGTACGGGCAAGGAGGTGATTGCCCGGGAGATCCACGCGCGCAGCCAGCGGCGCAACAAGCCGTTCATCAAGGTGAACTGCGCGGCGCTGCCGGGTGAGCTGCTGGAGAGCGAGCTGTTCGGCCACGAGCGCGGCGCCTTCACGGGCGCCACGGCCGAGAAGCCCGGCAAGTTCGAGCTGGCGGACCAGGGCACCATCTTCCTGGACGAGATCGGCGAGATGGCGATCCGCCTTCAGGCCAAGCTGCTCCAGGTGCTGCAGGACGAGGAGTTCTTCCGGGTGGGCGGCAAGAAGAGCGTCCGGGTGGACAGCCGCGTGGTGGTGGCCACCAACCGCGATCTGGAGAAGGAGATCGCGCTGGGCAACTTCCGCGAGGACCTCTACTACCGTCTCAATGTGGTGGCCATTCGCCTGCCGGCGCTGCGCGAGCGCATGGAGGATGTGGTGCCGCTGACGGACCACTTCCTCAAGAAGTACGGCAAGCACTACATCCACGGTGTGTCGGAGCTGCCCGGCGAGGTGCTGCGAGCCTTCACCGAGTACGACTGGCCGGGCAACGTGCGCGAGCTGGAGAACATGGTGCGCCGGCTGTGCGTGCTGAAGGATCCCACGCTGGTGCTCGACGAGCTGCGCGCGGGCCGGGCGCCCGCGAGCGCTCCGTCGCTGCCGACCTCGTACGCGGGGGGCGATGATGGGGCTCCGCCGCCGCCCACGCGGACGCCGGAGCCGGAGCCGGTGCGTCCTCCGCCGACGGCTTCCGTGCAGGTGCTGGAGATGCCGGCTCGGGGTGGGGCGCCGGTGCCGCCCACTGTTACAGAGGTGCCGGCCAACCACATGGCGCCGCGCTACAGCAACCCGTTCGATATTCCGCAGCCGCCGCCTCCTCCTCCGAGCATGCCGGTGGCGGAGATGTCGCTGAAGGACATTGGAAAGCGGGCGGCGATGCTGGCCGAGCGCGAGGCCATCCTGGCGATGCTTCAACGCACCGCGTGGAACAAGCGCAAGGCCGCGGGCAAGCTGCGCATCAGCTACAAGGCGCTGCTCTACAAGATCAAGGAGTGCGGCATCATCGACCCGCGCGCCAGCGCGGAGTTCTGA
- a CDS encoding DUF4388 domain-containing protein, which yields MQGLSGDFTTMPLKDVVQYLGNRRLSGKLLVQRAGVFKDLTLSEGSVVSASSNQPREYLGQFLINMGHLTEDQLSRAFEAQRETDYRLGKILVMKAIVPEATVLSMLSLKFREMLLDAFQWPEGEFQFEIVDIANPLDGLDVRVDLLDIHREGEFRETAWQAMRSAFPTGQARLTVDEKKLAEPRQPGSMDERLVQLIKDGLTIDELALALHATDFYLYQRLYALYRQDAVKVRESTTPPPTEKPAETPQVIGSESSVDEVLQVARVFLEGQNHRDAEVLARRAHEMAPSAETAELLRQTEQALLESLRRQLMEPPQVPSLLVPQAQVKTMQLAAPERYLLSRIDGKRDVAAIVRVSPLHELEALKYFQEFVAHGFVKLTPR from the coding sequence ATGCAGGGCCTGTCAGGCGATTTCACGACGATGCCCCTCAAGGACGTCGTCCAGTACCTGGGCAACCGTCGGCTTTCCGGCAAGCTGTTGGTTCAACGGGCGGGTGTGTTCAAGGACCTGACGTTGAGCGAGGGCTCGGTCGTCAGCGCCAGTTCCAACCAGCCCCGCGAGTACCTGGGCCAGTTCCTGATAAACATGGGGCACCTGACGGAGGACCAGCTCAGCCGGGCCTTCGAGGCCCAGCGCGAGACGGACTACCGGCTGGGGAAGATCCTGGTGATGAAGGCGATCGTCCCCGAGGCGACGGTGCTGAGCATGCTCAGCCTGAAGTTCCGGGAGATGCTGCTGGACGCCTTCCAGTGGCCCGAGGGCGAGTTCCAATTCGAGATTGTGGACATCGCCAACCCGCTGGACGGGCTGGATGTGCGGGTGGATCTGCTGGACATCCACCGCGAGGGCGAGTTCCGGGAGACGGCGTGGCAGGCGATGCGCTCGGCGTTCCCGACGGGGCAGGCGCGGCTGACGGTGGATGAGAAGAAGCTGGCCGAGCCCCGTCAACCGGGCAGCATGGACGAGCGGCTGGTGCAGCTGATCAAGGACGGGCTGACCATCGACGAGCTGGCGCTGGCGCTGCACGCCACGGACTTCTACCTGTACCAGCGGCTGTACGCGCTCTACCGGCAGGACGCGGTGAAGGTGCGCGAGAGCACGACGCCCCCACCCACGGAGAAGCCGGCGGAGACGCCGCAGGTGATCGGGTCGGAGTCGTCGGTGGACGAGGTGCTCCAGGTGGCACGCGTGTTCCTGGAGGGACAGAACCACCGGGACGCCGAGGTGCTGGCGCGCCGGGCGCACGAGATGGCGCCCTCGGCGGAGACGGCAGAGTTGCTCCGGCAGACGGAGCAGGCGCTGCTGGAGTCGCTGCGGCGGCAACTGATGGAGCCGCCCCAGGTCCCGTCGCTGCTGGTGCCTCAGGCCCAGGTGAAGACGATGCAGCTGGCTGCCCCGGAGCGCTATCTGCTGTCGCGCATTGACGGCAAGCGGGACGTGGCGGCCATTGTCCGCGTGTCACCGCTGCACGAGCTGGAGGCGCTGAAGTACTTCCAGGAGTTCGTGGCCCACGGCTTCGTGAAGCTGACGCCGCGCTGA
- a CDS encoding DsbA family protein yields the protein MDPSDNKGAHGASSHASSVSGSKANVIVALLVGLVLGFFGGRAATGPGRSGDSNAQAAAPSAAAQAAKPSRPADPSIFKVPLEDSPRKGSDDALITLVEFSDYQCPFCSRANATVEQLQKDYGDKLRVVMKQNPLPFHPRAKPAALAAMSAGEQGKYWEMHAKMFANAKQLEDADLEKYASEIGLDVARWKKDLANPKFGQAIDRDQALASQLGANGTPAFFINGRFLSGAQPIENFKNIISEELPKAEALVKGGLKPNQVYAAIIEKGQTRAAPPQQERQQPSTAYRKIDVPAEAPAFGPKNAKVTIVEWSDFQCPFCSRVSPTLAKIKEQYGKEVRVVFRHQPLPFHQDAKLAAEASMAAHEQGKFWEMHDKLFANQKALTRPSLEKYAEELGLNVAKFRQALDSGKFRAAVEADSTAGSAVGANGTPTFFINGRQFVGAQPFENFKTAIDEEIARADKALASGVKIENLYAHLMNNLPEAPPAAAQAEPAEPPVQKIEVGQAPAKGPANAPVTIVAFSDFECPFCGRVIPTLKQVEEEYKGKVRIAFKHQPLPFHSNAKPAAAASMAAHEQGKFWEYHDKLFANQRALDRVSLEKYAEELKLDMGKFKAALDSNKFSAQIEADSAEGMRVGANGTPTFFINGRTVVGAVPFDNFKRVIDEELKKAQGGAVAKDSK from the coding sequence ATGGATCCAAGCGATAACAAGGGAGCACACGGGGCCTCCAGCCACGCGTCCTCGGTTTCTGGTTCGAAGGCCAATGTGATTGTGGCCCTGCTGGTGGGCCTGGTGCTCGGCTTCTTCGGTGGCCGCGCCGCCACCGGCCCGGGCCGCAGTGGTGACAGCAACGCACAGGCGGCGGCGCCCTCGGCTGCGGCCCAGGCCGCGAAGCCCTCGCGTCCGGCCGACCCCTCCATCTTCAAGGTTCCCCTCGAGGACTCTCCCCGCAAGGGCAGCGATGACGCGCTCATCACCCTCGTGGAGTTCTCCGACTACCAGTGCCCGTTCTGCTCCCGCGCGAACGCCACCGTCGAGCAGCTGCAGAAGGACTACGGCGACAAGCTGCGCGTCGTCATGAAGCAGAACCCCCTGCCCTTCCACCCGCGCGCCAAGCCGGCCGCGCTCGCCGCCATGTCCGCAGGTGAGCAGGGCAAGTACTGGGAAATGCACGCGAAGATGTTCGCCAACGCCAAGCAGCTTGAGGACGCGGATCTGGAGAAGTACGCGTCCGAGATCGGCCTGGATGTGGCGCGCTGGAAGAAGGACTTGGCCAACCCGAAGTTCGGGCAGGCCATCGACCGGGATCAGGCGCTGGCCAGCCAGCTCGGCGCCAACGGCACGCCGGCCTTCTTCATCAACGGCCGCTTCCTGTCCGGCGCGCAGCCCATCGAGAACTTCAAGAACATCATCAGCGAGGAGCTGCCCAAGGCCGAGGCCCTGGTGAAGGGTGGCCTCAAGCCGAACCAGGTCTACGCCGCCATCATCGAGAAGGGCCAGACCCGCGCGGCGCCTCCGCAGCAAGAGCGCCAGCAGCCGTCCACCGCCTACCGCAAGATCGATGTGCCCGCCGAGGCCCCGGCCTTTGGCCCGAAGAACGCCAAGGTCACCATCGTCGAGTGGTCTGACTTCCAGTGCCCGTTCTGCAGCCGCGTGTCCCCCACGCTGGCGAAGATCAAGGAGCAGTACGGCAAGGAAGTGCGCGTGGTGTTCCGTCACCAGCCGCTGCCCTTCCACCAGGACGCGAAGCTCGCCGCCGAGGCCTCCATGGCCGCCCACGAGCAGGGCAAGTTCTGGGAGATGCACGACAAGCTCTTCGCCAACCAGAAGGCGCTGACCCGTCCCTCGCTGGAGAAGTACGCCGAGGAGCTGGGGCTGAACGTGGCCAAGTTCCGCCAGGCGCTGGACAGCGGCAAGTTCCGCGCGGCCGTCGAGGCGGACTCCACCGCCGGCAGCGCGGTGGGCGCCAACGGCACCCCGACGTTCTTCATCAACGGCCGTCAGTTCGTGGGCGCGCAGCCCTTCGAGAACTTCAAGACCGCCATCGATGAGGAGATCGCCCGCGCGGACAAGGCGCTGGCCAGCGGCGTGAAGATCGAGAACCTCTACGCCCACCTGATGAACAACCTGCCCGAGGCTCCTCCCGCGGCGGCCCAGGCCGAGCCGGCCGAGCCCCCGGTGCAGAAGATCGAGGTGGGACAGGCCCCGGCGAAGGGCCCCGCGAACGCCCCGGTCACCATCGTGGCCTTCTCGGACTTCGAGTGCCCGTTCTGCGGCCGCGTCATCCCGACGCTCAAGCAGGTCGAGGAGGAGTACAAGGGCAAGGTCCGCATCGCCTTCAAGCACCAGCCGCTGCCCTTCCACTCGAACGCCAAGCCGGCCGCCGCCGCCTCCATGGCCGCCCACGAGCAGGGCAAGTTCTGGGAGTACCACGACAAGCTGTTCGCCAATCAGCGCGCGCTGGATCGCGTCTCGCTCGAGAAGTACGCCGAGGAGCTGAAGCTGGACATGGGCAAGTTCAAGGCCGCCCTGGACAGCAACAAGTTCAGCGCGCAGATCGAGGCGGACTCCGCCGAGGGCATGCGCGTGGGCGCCAACGGCACCCCGACGTTCTTCATCAATGGCCGCACAGTCGTGGGCGCGGTGCCCTTCGACAACTTCAAGCGCGTCATTGACGAGGAGCTGAAGAAGGCCCAGGGCGGCGCGGTGGCCAAGGACTCGAAGTAG
- a CDS encoding GGDEF domain-containing protein → MALKRKHVRRAGIQPTVLLVEPRAEDLERTRALLTEEGFRVVPLTRFDAAAPLFEVIRPDAVVLAAQPPDYAAVATVRRLRQIGGSTVPLLYLVDPHDLEAWRFCVEKGQCVDLVPRTSTGAELALKLHAQLRLRDAVLRAAEGADAGTALVLHDPLTGLYNKPFLLALIGLELRRAERYGGVFSVVACSPQSLRAFRKQYGPAIEERLLVYTAVILGQTVRESDVVARVSDDEFAMLLPGTAAEALPTVLSRINARFELARFQVEGKALRTSLNLGAVCFPDTLGVPTQLLSGAIQEMRRARGAPAASRQESGVGVRREEGGLELEAVTLSS, encoded by the coding sequence GTGGCGCTAAAGCGCAAGCACGTCCGGAGGGCAGGGATCCAGCCAACCGTACTCCTTGTGGAGCCACGGGCGGAGGATCTGGAGCGGACGCGTGCCCTGCTGACGGAGGAGGGGTTCCGGGTCGTGCCGCTGACGCGGTTCGACGCGGCGGCTCCGCTCTTCGAGGTGATCCGGCCGGATGCCGTGGTGCTGGCCGCGCAGCCGCCGGACTATGCGGCGGTGGCCACGGTGCGCCGGCTGCGTCAGATTGGCGGGAGCACGGTGCCGCTCCTCTATCTGGTGGATCCGCACGATCTGGAGGCCTGGCGCTTCTGTGTGGAGAAGGGGCAGTGCGTGGACCTGGTGCCGCGCACGAGCACGGGAGCGGAGCTGGCGCTCAAGCTGCACGCGCAGCTGCGGCTGAGGGACGCGGTGTTGCGCGCCGCCGAAGGAGCGGATGCAGGCACGGCGCTGGTGCTGCACGATCCCCTCACGGGGCTCTACAACAAGCCCTTCCTGCTGGCGCTGATCGGCTTGGAGCTGCGGCGGGCGGAGCGCTACGGCGGAGTCTTCTCCGTGGTGGCGTGCTCACCTCAGAGCCTGAGGGCCTTCCGCAAGCAGTATGGGCCGGCCATCGAGGAGCGGCTGTTGGTGTACACGGCGGTGATCCTGGGACAGACGGTGCGCGAGTCGGATGTGGTGGCGCGCGTGTCGGATGATGAGTTTGCGATGCTGCTGCCAGGGACGGCGGCAGAGGCGCTGCCGACGGTGTTGTCGCGCATCAACGCGCGCTTCGAGCTGGCGCGCTTCCAGGTGGAGGGAAAGGCCCTGCGTACGTCGCTCAACCTGGGCGCGGTGTGCTTCCCGGATACATTGGGAGTGCCCACGCAGTTGCTGAGCGGGGCCATTCAAGAGATGCGCCGGGCCCGGGGGGCTCCGGCGGCGAGCAGACAAGAGTCGGGCGTTGGGGTGAGGCGAGAAGAGGGTGGCCTCGAGCTAGAGGCGGTCACACTTTCTTCGTAA